In the Shewanella sp. OMA3-2 genome, one interval contains:
- a CDS encoding TonB-dependent receptor, producing MLIKLSAVAIAVTTGLLSFSVHSNAQAEPAASVSSVLVSPDQAHKNIEHMEVTGRMFNDYKVGSASGAMRGNIDLMDTPQSVNVIPDFVTDEQLATNLAEVLVNDSSVTAGTTRWNRQVFSIRGFELDSGNGYLINGHQQWSHYVQPIETLQRVEVLKGPSSMLYGQSGPGGLVNMVTKKPTYDNMLDLGFDTDENGSTRFQLDAGGSFNQAQTMRYRAVLVKQDTEYWREFSANDEAQERDRWLGYINTEFDLSDDVMLSLKYDHTQDKAGIDAGGWLDKQGNVIGNNQTIWDAPWAFTDNTVSNLGADLTWHINDTWKLKTGYNEQQFNRQRFDSAPQYVEDPFTTNGYNIKPFDRYDDWQHKTAYADFTGEFDLAGIQHQLLIGANYLDYFYQQRRDGGKKLINVIPGQPVAVPDYDYNNVAAGAASTYKYYGFYLQDLMTLNELWKLLAGVRYDEQKKEGLGENSYAVSPKFGAIYSPADNGSIYVNYSKSFSPQGAVNNESDVNHELDLKPEYGIQYEVGTKWELFNDSLLLTAAVFDITLENITITEKLPTPDSKFTDITTQGGEQKHRGFEVSAQGQLSESWFITSSMMFLDAKYHTGDEREGNTPVDAPEWSANIWTRYEVTENFAMNLGAVYVGERFADVNNTITKDDYIRFDMGAAYTLDMMGKDISLRANIKNLFDTDYVEGGQYNMATIGQGRNFSLALEAKF from the coding sequence GCATGTTCAACGACTACAAAGTAGGTTCGGCTTCAGGTGCTATGCGTGGCAATATTGACTTAATGGACACTCCACAGTCTGTTAATGTTATCCCTGATTTTGTTACAGATGAACAGCTTGCTACTAACTTAGCTGAAGTTTTAGTTAATGACTCAAGTGTTACCGCGGGTACCACTCGTTGGAACCGCCAAGTGTTTAGCATCCGCGGTTTTGAATTAGATTCTGGCAACGGTTACCTGATAAATGGCCACCAGCAATGGTCGCACTATGTGCAGCCTATTGAAACACTACAACGGGTAGAAGTATTAAAAGGCCCTTCCAGTATGCTTTATGGTCAATCAGGCCCTGGCGGTTTGGTTAACATGGTGACCAAAAAGCCTACTTACGACAACATGCTAGATCTAGGCTTTGATACCGATGAAAATGGTTCAACGCGTTTTCAATTAGATGCCGGCGGCAGTTTTAATCAAGCCCAAACTATGCGTTATCGTGCTGTGTTGGTGAAGCAAGATACTGAGTATTGGCGTGAGTTTTCCGCCAATGATGAAGCCCAGGAACGCGATCGTTGGTTAGGCTACATTAATACTGAGTTTGACCTAAGTGACGATGTTATGTTGTCACTTAAGTATGATCACACTCAAGATAAAGCAGGTATCGATGCTGGTGGTTGGTTAGACAAACAAGGCAATGTTATCGGTAACAACCAAACCATATGGGATGCCCCTTGGGCTTTTACCGACAATACGGTATCAAACCTAGGTGCTGACTTAACTTGGCATATCAACGACACATGGAAATTGAAGACGGGATATAACGAGCAGCAGTTTAATCGTCAACGTTTTGATTCAGCTCCACAGTATGTTGAAGACCCATTCACCACTAATGGTTATAACATCAAACCATTTGACCGTTATGATGATTGGCAGCATAAAACCGCTTATGCTGACTTTACGGGCGAATTTGATTTAGCTGGCATACAGCATCAGTTGCTGATTGGCGCTAACTACTTAGATTATTTTTATCAACAACGCCGTGATGGCGGTAAAAAATTAATCAATGTTATTCCTGGCCAACCTGTCGCTGTGCCTGATTATGACTATAACAATGTAGCAGCGGGAGCCGCGAGTACTTATAAATACTACGGCTTTTATCTACAAGACTTAATGACCTTGAATGAGCTGTGGAAGTTGCTTGCCGGTGTACGTTATGACGAGCAAAAGAAAGAGGGTTTAGGTGAAAACAGTTATGCCGTATCACCTAAGTTTGGTGCAATCTACTCACCTGCTGATAATGGCAGTATTTATGTTAACTATTCAAAAAGCTTCAGCCCGCAAGGTGCAGTGAATAATGAATCTGATGTTAACCATGAGTTAGATTTAAAACCAGAATATGGTATCCAATATGAAGTGGGTACTAAATGGGAGTTATTTAATGATAGCTTGCTATTAACGGCAGCAGTTTTTGATATAACACTAGAAAATATCACTATTACCGAAAAACTACCGACACCAGATAGCAAGTTTACCGACATCACTACTCAAGGTGGTGAGCAAAAACATCGGGGTTTTGAGGTGAGTGCCCAAGGTCAATTAAGTGAAAGCTGGTTTATAACCTCCTCTATGATGTTTTTAGATGCTAAATATCATACCGGTGATGAGCGTGAAGGTAATACCCCAGTAGATGCACCAGAATGGTCTGCCAATATTTGGACTCGTTATGAAGTGACAGAAAACTTTGCCATGAATTTGGGTGCTGTATATGTCGGTGAGCGTTTTGCTGATGTTAATAACACTATAACTAAAGATGACTATATTCGTTTTGATATGGGAGCGGCATACACTCTGGATATGATGGGCAAAGATATTAGCCTTCGTGCCAACATAAAAAACCTGTTTGATACCGATTATGTCGAAGGTGGTCAATACAATATGGCCACCATAGGTCAAGGTCGTAACTTTAGCCTAGCGTTAGAAGCTAAGTTCTAA
- a CDS encoding DeoR/GlpR family DNA-binding transcription regulator, whose protein sequence is MNKRNTQQRRHSIINLLNQQGEVSVEELSLRFETSEVTIRKDLATLEKTGLLLRRYGGAVAVPDEVTQQFSAKIPPNKLAIAKTAAALIKDHNRIIIDSGSTTTGIVQQLNNLRGLVVMTNSLQLANAIHELENEPTLLMTGGTWDPHSESFQGQVAEQVLRSYNFDQLFIGADGLDLDRGTTTFNELTGLSKVMAEMSREVIVLLESSKIGRRIPNLELPWNEINVLVTDDHISAEALQIIQNQGVKVLLAPYVESN, encoded by the coding sequence ATGAATAAACGTAATACCCAACAACGTCGTCATAGCATTATCAATTTGCTTAATCAGCAAGGAGAAGTCAGTGTTGAAGAGTTGTCTTTACGTTTTGAAACATCAGAAGTCACCATTCGCAAGGATCTAGCTACTTTAGAAAAAACAGGCTTACTTTTACGTCGTTATGGTGGTGCAGTAGCAGTCCCTGATGAAGTGACCCAGCAGTTCAGCGCCAAAATTCCCCCTAATAAGTTGGCCATAGCTAAAACGGCCGCTGCACTGATTAAAGATCACAACCGCATTATTATAGATAGTGGCAGCACTACCACAGGTATTGTGCAGCAGTTAAATAACTTGCGCGGTTTAGTGGTAATGACTAACTCATTACAGCTGGCTAATGCGATCCATGAGCTTGAAAATGAACCGACATTATTGATGACCGGTGGTACCTGGGACCCGCATTCAGAATCCTTTCAAGGCCAGGTGGCTGAGCAAGTTTTACGCTCATATAACTTTGATCAATTATTTATCGGCGCAGACGGCTTGGACTTAGATCGTGGAACCACCACATTTAATGAACTAACCGGACTGAGTAAGGTGATGGCAGAAATGTCACGTGAAGTGATCGTATTACTCGAATCATCAAAAATTGGTCGCCGTATCCCGAATTTAGAATTGCCCTGGAATGAGATAAACGTATTGGTCACCGATGACCATATCTCAGCTGAGGCATTACAAATCATTCAAAACCAGGGTGTTAAAGTGTTACTTGCACCCTACGTTGAATCAAATTAA